The proteins below come from a single Bremerella alba genomic window:
- a CDS encoding serine/threonine-protein kinase, producing the protein MYQEFVERWAADTPPDLGDFISRVSPDERFDLFRQLVMLDLCERQKRGLEASKAYYSSHFPEFQPLIENVFERIAEELGETRGSGSSSRDTHTNFSLDQTSSHGAPHTQHLWEALQDCQSHPNEVIGLQAGEYQFLELIAQGGMGTVYRARHRTLDRLAAIKLMRPEASTDRFIREAKLLARIRSPHVVSVYDFSVLPQGSPLIVMEWIDGIDLKQIIKESPERLPEEKILQWMQQVCEGMNAAAKLGVTHRDVKPSNILIDRDGYALVADFGLARSGISSTDFSISGNMMGTPLYMAPEQAEDPRNVDVRSDIYAFGGTFYHAITGQPPFVGETAFSILFKHKMEPIVPPKTHNPNISDRVNDIVERCLAKNPRDRFQSFDEILMQLRDPAESVSPWQFSESKILQSFRAMFEDQKEDYIHKPEKFIRPDPYYLPNGRRLEIVCGDVTKQHVDAIVSSTDCRLSLDMGLAKAVSEAGGPLIEFDVRRLGIHRVPPGRVVVTPGSELPALYVFHSVTRSEVTGVTPSRDLISEIVSNCLYNATTLGIESIAFPLIGTGISRFAAEVCLDTLFRNLVRRLLYEPTSLKVARIVIRPTQDQEQIV; encoded by the coding sequence TTGTATCAAGAATTCGTCGAGCGTTGGGCCGCGGATACCCCGCCGGACCTGGGGGATTTTATTTCCCGTGTCTCACCCGACGAGCGTTTCGATCTGTTTCGTCAGTTGGTCATGCTCGACCTATGCGAACGCCAGAAACGCGGGCTCGAAGCGAGCAAAGCCTATTACAGCAGCCACTTTCCCGAATTCCAACCCCTCATCGAAAACGTCTTCGAGCGCATCGCAGAAGAACTCGGAGAAACCCGCGGATCGGGTTCCTCCTCGCGCGATACGCACACGAACTTCTCGTTAGATCAAACGTCATCCCATGGCGCGCCTCACACTCAGCACTTGTGGGAAGCCCTGCAGGACTGCCAATCCCATCCCAACGAAGTGATCGGGCTCCAGGCAGGCGAGTACCAGTTTCTGGAACTCATCGCCCAAGGTGGCATGGGCACCGTCTATCGTGCCCGCCACCGCACGCTCGATCGATTGGCGGCGATTAAACTGATGCGTCCCGAAGCATCCACCGATCGCTTCATTCGCGAAGCCAAACTACTGGCCCGAATCCGCTCGCCACATGTCGTTTCAGTCTACGATTTCTCGGTCCTTCCCCAAGGCTCGCCCCTAATCGTCATGGAATGGATCGACGGCATCGATCTGAAACAAATCATCAAAGAGAGCCCCGAGCGACTCCCCGAAGAAAAGATCCTCCAGTGGATGCAGCAGGTCTGCGAAGGCATGAACGCCGCAGCCAAGCTGGGGGTGACCCATCGCGACGTGAAGCCCTCGAACATCTTGATCGACCGCGATGGCTATGCGTTGGTGGCCGACTTTGGATTGGCTCGAAGTGGCATCTCGTCGACCGACTTTTCCATCTCGGGAAACATGATGGGAACTCCCCTCTACATGGCTCCCGAGCAAGCGGAAGATCCCCGCAATGTTGACGTGCGAAGTGATATCTACGCATTCGGCGGAACGTTTTACCACGCAATCACCGGGCAGCCTCCGTTCGTCGGAGAGACGGCCTTCAGTATCTTATTCAAACACAAGATGGAACCGATCGTTCCCCCCAAGACCCACAACCCCAACATTTCCGATCGCGTGAACGATATCGTCGAGCGATGTCTCGCCAAAAATCCGCGTGACCGGTTCCAATCGTTCGACGAAATCCTTATGCAGCTGCGTGATCCGGCCGAGAGCGTTTCGCCGTGGCAGTTCAGCGAGAGTAAGATCCTCCAATCGTTTCGCGCGATGTTCGAGGATCAAAAAGAAGACTACATCCACAAGCCCGAAAAGTTCATCCGTCCCGATCCGTACTACCTACCCAATGGCCGCCGCCTAGAGATCGTGTGCGGTGATGTCACCAAACAACACGTCGACGCAATCGTCAGCTCGACCGATTGTCGGCTGTCGCTCGACATGGGTCTGGCCAAAGCGGTCAGCGAAGCAGGCGGGCCGCTGATCGAGTTCGACGTGCGCCGCTTAGGCATTCACCGCGTTCCGCCTGGGCGTGTCGTGGTCACGCCCGGTAGCGAACTACCAGCGTTATACGTGTTTCACTCGGTCACTCGTAGTGAAGTCACCGGCGTGACCCCTAGCCGCGACTTGATCTCAGAGATCGTCTCGAACTGTCTCTACAACGCCACAACGCTCGGCATCGAGTCGATCGCGTTCCCTCTGATCGGCACCGGCATCAGTCGTTTCGCGGCCGAAGTTTGCCTCGATACGCTCTTCCGCAACCTCGTCCGCCGCCTTCTGTATGAACCAACCAGCCTGAAAGTTGCCCGGATCGTGATCCGACCGACGCAGGACCAAGAGCAAATCGTCTAG
- a CDS encoding class I SAM-dependent methyltransferase has translation MSSANSDNLDVHSGHQVYTPKLLRWYDLLVHGISNRWFWGCPTQLLEAWFDEHATDNHLDIGVGTGFFPDRCSVFSADARIGLFDANLDCLTAAEKRLARFQPEVIQANLADPLVTLTEPFTSVSLMYVLHCLPGEQAFRQRVLQHASSALVANGTLFGATILGKPSPRSWLGRHVMASYNRQGIFGNEHDTQASLKVVLETCLVDVAIEQVGSVALFAGRKN, from the coding sequence ATGAGTTCGGCAAACAGCGACAACTTGGATGTTCATTCTGGACATCAGGTCTACACGCCGAAGCTGCTGCGGTGGTACGACCTGTTGGTGCATGGGATATCGAATCGCTGGTTTTGGGGCTGTCCGACGCAGTTGCTGGAAGCATGGTTCGATGAGCACGCGACCGACAATCATCTCGATATTGGGGTCGGGACAGGATTCTTTCCCGATCGCTGCTCGGTGTTTTCAGCAGATGCTCGTATCGGCCTGTTCGATGCAAATCTCGACTGCCTGACTGCGGCAGAGAAGCGATTAGCGCGTTTTCAACCGGAAGTGATTCAGGCCAATCTGGCCGATCCACTTGTGACGCTAACTGAGCCTTTTACGTCGGTATCGCTCATGTATGTGTTGCACTGCCTACCAGGAGAGCAGGCGTTTCGGCAACGTGTGCTGCAGCATGCAAGTTCTGCGCTGGTGGCAAATGGAACGCTCTTTGGTGCCACAATATTAGGGAAGCCAAGTCCGCGATCGTGGTTGGGACGGCATGTGATGGCCTCTTACAACCGCCAAGGAATTTTCGGCAACGAGCACGATACGCAGGCATCGTTGAAGGTGGTTCTTGAGACCTGCTTGGTGGACGTCGCAATCGAGCAGGTTGGCTCGGTGGCGTTGTTCGCAGGGCGGAAGAACTAG
- a CDS encoding glycosyltransferase family 2 protein, whose amino-acid sequence MSTTLLTPNCGASTWEPIDDHPLDLAPYEFRLADAEQLSEDVLSALDATTDVDYPLPHDFRLSVIVPVYNEEGTIATVIQRLMQLPFRTEIAIVDDGSTDGTRDVLARLAHFCDLKIFYHPQNQGKGAAIRTAIPEVTGDVVVIQDADLEYDPQDLVQVIRPIVTGEADVAYGSRFMNQDTAAKQTSWVRQLGNQTLTCISNCLTGLHLTDMQTALKAFPRNVIQQVELQENRFGIEPEITAKLAKRNYRFVERPVTYNAQDWSASNKIGWKDGSSALWCILRYRLAD is encoded by the coding sequence ATGAGTACCACTTTACTAACGCCAAATTGCGGAGCATCGACCTGGGAACCAATCGACGATCACCCGCTCGACTTGGCACCCTACGAATTTCGGCTCGCCGATGCAGAACAACTTTCCGAAGACGTTCTATCAGCATTGGACGCGACGACCGACGTCGACTATCCCCTTCCCCACGACTTCCGACTTTCGGTGATTGTGCCGGTTTACAACGAAGAAGGGACGATCGCGACCGTAATCCAGCGACTCATGCAGTTGCCCTTTCGTACCGAGATTGCCATCGTCGACGACGGCAGCACCGATGGTACCCGCGACGTGCTGGCCCGACTGGCCCACTTCTGCGATTTGAAGATCTTCTATCACCCCCAAAACCAGGGCAAAGGCGCAGCGATTCGCACGGCAATACCGGAAGTGACCGGTGACGTGGTCGTCATTCAAGATGCCGACCTGGAATACGACCCGCAAGATCTTGTCCAGGTCATTCGCCCCATCGTGACCGGCGAAGCGGATGTCGCGTACGGGTCTCGATTCATGAACCAAGACACCGCCGCCAAGCAGACGTCTTGGGTTCGGCAGTTGGGCAATCAAACGCTGACGTGCATTTCCAACTGCTTGACCGGGCTGCACCTGACCGACATGCAGACCGCCTTGAAAGCGTTCCCCCGCAATGTCATTCAACAGGTCGAACTGCAAGAGAACCGCTTCGGCATCGAGCCTGAAATTACCGCCAAACTCGCCAAGCGAAACTATCGCTTCGTCGAACGTCCGGTGACCTACAACGCCCAAGATTGGTCGGCAAGCAACAAAATTGGCTGGAAAGACGGTTCGTCCGCCTTGTGGTGCATTCTAAGATATCGCCTGGCAGACTAA